The proteins below come from a single Triticum aestivum cultivar Chinese Spring chromosome 5D, IWGSC CS RefSeq v2.1, whole genome shotgun sequence genomic window:
- the LOC123123189 gene encoding uncharacterized protein isoform X2 gives MPPPELCHDLLVDILTRLPPDDPGCLFRASLVCTAWRALLTSPEFARHYREVHRTPPLLGFFENHDTVTPWFAPSSPAASPFPPLFPDRRDLHVLDSRHGLVLLRNPIRITEHDHAVSLIVWDPVGRRQWESFPPPDFASTILCDVGVVACAADDCDHLGCHGSPFLVGYVGTDYRSAHASVFSSETNSWSPVVSCPHPDIEILRGQPKPLIGNAVYFICEYHPNEYFILCFDLFSRKLSKFDGPPIHRYKYALMKTEEGVLGCASMQGSRLRLWLTQTGADGAVTWMRRRVVDLHRLLPSNSFFRVIGFEDRVGAFYLTTDDGVTTVDLKSGQVKKMSDSNIVPYQSVPYISFYTPDQTVEVAEGGRWEEVGDKEEEADEKVEQQVEKAVHELFTKGSKALKDEDFVGALDCKRRILEIRVAHHGKLSPKCRSAYHNYGCALLQKALSNQDSVKSTTTQDLDLAWKMLHVARAISEKSPGSTTEKYKLFAALARVSVEREDTNYSLIACFKALANMEHLLEPDHRHIINQNLHIRFAFELQSKTGDAKAISLCMSRVENLKKASQALLADKGGDASATEVGSENSFPAKVIEFFTNKILSALEEKLEDLEQAVSTRVSEASAGADLEAAGWICKRAKLKQTSVEDDGSDGSYGDSYGSDVDSGGSYGDSYGSDDNSDGSDGDSGGSDVDSDGSVSE, from the exons atgccgccgcCGGAGCTGTGCCACGACCTCCTCGTGGACATCCTCACCCGCCTCCCTCCGGACGACCCCGGGTGCCTCTTCCGCGCCTCCCTCGTCTGCACCGCGTGGCGCGCCCTCCTCACCAGCCCCGAGTTCGCCCGCCACTACCGCGAGGTCCACCGGACCCCGCCCCTGCTCGGGTTCTTCGAGAACCACGACACCGTCACGCCGTGGTTCGCGCCCTCGTCCCCCGCCGCCTCCCCCTTCCCCCCGCTCTTCCCCGACCGCCGCGACCTCCACGTGCTCGACTCCCgccacggcctcgtcctcctcAGAAACCCTATTCGAATCACCGAGCATGACCACGCCGTGAGCCTCATCGTGTGGGACCCCGTAGGCCGCCGCCAGTGGGAGTCGTTCCCCCCTCCGGATTTCGCCAGCACCATCCTCTGCGACGTGGGGGTGGTGGCCTGCGCCGCCGACGACTGCGACCACCTCGGCTGCCATGGCAGCCCCTTCCTCGTGGGCTACGTGGGCACCGATTACAGGAGCGCCCACGCCTCCGTCTTCTCTTCGGAGACGAATAGCTGGAGCCCCGTTGTCTCTTGCCCCCACCCTGATATCGAGATCCTGAGAGGCCAGCCCAAGCCCCTCATTGGGAATGCCGTCTACTTCATCTGCGAGTACCACCCGAATGAGTATTTCATTCTGTGCTTCGACCTCTTCAGCCGGAAACTGTCAAAGTTCGACGGGCCACCCATCCATCGCTATAAGTATGCCCTCATGAAAACAGAGGAAGGCGTGCTGGGATGCGCAAGTATGCAGGGATCTCGGCTTCGCCTGTGGTTGACGCAGACTGGTGCCGACGGAGCTGTGACATGGATGCGGCGCAGGGTCGTCGACCTCCACAGGCTGCTCCCTTCTAACTCATTCTTCCGTGTGATTGGCTTTGAGGATAGAGTTGGTGCCTTTTATCTGACGACAGACGATGGTGTCACGACGGTTGATCTTAAGTCAGGCCAAGTCAAGAAGATGTCCGATTCCAATATCGTTCCCTACCAATCTGTTCCCTACATAAGCTTCTACACTCCAG ATCAAACCGTTGAGGTGGCCGAGGGGGGCAGATGGGAGGAAGTGggcgacaaggaggaggaggccgatgaGAAAGTGGAGCAGCAGGTAGAGAAAGCCGTGCATGAGCTTTTCACCAAGGGGTCCAAAGCCCTTAAGGATGAGGACTTCGTAGGCGCTCTAGACTGCAAACGCAGGATCCTTGAGATCAG GGTGGCACATCATGGTAAACTTTCTCCAAAGTGTCGCAGTGCGTATCACAATTATGGATGTGCTTTGCTACAAAAAGCACTATCAAATCAAGATTCAGTGAAGAGTACAACCACCCAAG ATTTGGATCTGGCCTGGAAAATGCTACATGTTGCAAGGGCAATATCTGAGAAGAGTCCTGGCAGCACTACTGAGAAATATAAACTCTTTGCTGCTCTTGCTAGAGTCTCTGTGGAAAGAG AAGACACAAACTACTCACTCATTGCGTGCTTCAAAGCTTTGGCCAACATGGAGCATTTGCTTGAGCCTGACCATCGTCATATTATCAATCA AAACCTACACATACGTTTTGCCTTCGAGTTGCAGTCCAAGACTGGAGATGCAAAGGCTATCTCATTGTGCATGTCACGTGTAGAGAACCTGAAAAAGGCCAGTCAAGCATTGTTGGCTGATAAAGGCGGGGATGCATCTGCTACTGAAGTTGGCTCAGAAAATTCCTTTCCAGCCAAGGTTATAGAGTTTTTTACTAACAAAATACTGAGTGCATTGGAGGAGAAG CTTGAAGACCTGGAGCAAGCAGTATCAACCCGAGTCTCAGAGGCAAGTGCTGGAGCTGACCTCGAGGCTGCAGGCTGGATCTGCAAACGAGCTAAGCTCAAGCAAACCTCTGTAGAAGATGATGGCAGCGACGGCTCATATGGCGACAGCTATGGCTCAGATGTTGACAGCGGCGGCTCATATGGCGACAGCTATGGCTCAGATGACAACAGCGACGGCTCAGATGGCGACAGCGGCGGCTCAGATGTTGACAGCGACGGCTCTGTTTCAGAGTAG
- the LOC123123189 gene encoding uncharacterized protein isoform X1, protein MPPPELCHDLLVDILTRLPPDDPGCLFRASLVCTAWRALLTSPEFARHYREVHRTPPLLGFFENHDTVTPWFAPSSPAASPFPPLFPDRRDLHVLDSRHGLVLLRNPIRITEHDHAVSLIVWDPVGRRQWESFPPPDFASTILCDVGVVACAADDCDHLGCHGSPFLVGYVGTDYRSAHASVFSSETNSWSPVVSCPHPDIEILRGQPKPLIGNAVYFICEYHPNEYFILCFDLFSRKLSKFDGPPIHRYKYALMKTEEGVLGCASMQGSRLRLWLTQTGADGAVTWMRRRVVDLHRLLPSNSFFRVIGFEDRVGAFYLTTDDGVTTVDLKSGQVKKMSDSNIVPYQSVPYISFYTPDQTVEVAEGGRWEEVGDKEEEADEKVEQQVEKAVHELFTKGSKALKDEDFVGALDCKRRILEIRVAHHGKLSPKCRSAYHNYGCALLQKALSNQDSVKSTTTQGNTEREIAEDLDLAWKMLHVARAISEKSPGSTTEKYKLFAALARVSVEREDTNYSLIACFKALANMEHLLEPDHRHIINQNLHIRFAFELQSKTGDAKAISLCMSRVENLKKASQALLADKGGDASATEVGSENSFPAKVIEFFTNKILSALEEKLEDLEQAVSTRVSEASAGADLEAAGWICKRAKLKQTSVEDDGSDGSYGDSYGSDVDSGGSYGDSYGSDDNSDGSDGDSGGSDVDSDGSVSE, encoded by the exons atgccgccgcCGGAGCTGTGCCACGACCTCCTCGTGGACATCCTCACCCGCCTCCCTCCGGACGACCCCGGGTGCCTCTTCCGCGCCTCCCTCGTCTGCACCGCGTGGCGCGCCCTCCTCACCAGCCCCGAGTTCGCCCGCCACTACCGCGAGGTCCACCGGACCCCGCCCCTGCTCGGGTTCTTCGAGAACCACGACACCGTCACGCCGTGGTTCGCGCCCTCGTCCCCCGCCGCCTCCCCCTTCCCCCCGCTCTTCCCCGACCGCCGCGACCTCCACGTGCTCGACTCCCgccacggcctcgtcctcctcAGAAACCCTATTCGAATCACCGAGCATGACCACGCCGTGAGCCTCATCGTGTGGGACCCCGTAGGCCGCCGCCAGTGGGAGTCGTTCCCCCCTCCGGATTTCGCCAGCACCATCCTCTGCGACGTGGGGGTGGTGGCCTGCGCCGCCGACGACTGCGACCACCTCGGCTGCCATGGCAGCCCCTTCCTCGTGGGCTACGTGGGCACCGATTACAGGAGCGCCCACGCCTCCGTCTTCTCTTCGGAGACGAATAGCTGGAGCCCCGTTGTCTCTTGCCCCCACCCTGATATCGAGATCCTGAGAGGCCAGCCCAAGCCCCTCATTGGGAATGCCGTCTACTTCATCTGCGAGTACCACCCGAATGAGTATTTCATTCTGTGCTTCGACCTCTTCAGCCGGAAACTGTCAAAGTTCGACGGGCCACCCATCCATCGCTATAAGTATGCCCTCATGAAAACAGAGGAAGGCGTGCTGGGATGCGCAAGTATGCAGGGATCTCGGCTTCGCCTGTGGTTGACGCAGACTGGTGCCGACGGAGCTGTGACATGGATGCGGCGCAGGGTCGTCGACCTCCACAGGCTGCTCCCTTCTAACTCATTCTTCCGTGTGATTGGCTTTGAGGATAGAGTTGGTGCCTTTTATCTGACGACAGACGATGGTGTCACGACGGTTGATCTTAAGTCAGGCCAAGTCAAGAAGATGTCCGATTCCAATATCGTTCCCTACCAATCTGTTCCCTACATAAGCTTCTACACTCCAG ATCAAACCGTTGAGGTGGCCGAGGGGGGCAGATGGGAGGAAGTGggcgacaaggaggaggaggccgatgaGAAAGTGGAGCAGCAGGTAGAGAAAGCCGTGCATGAGCTTTTCACCAAGGGGTCCAAAGCCCTTAAGGATGAGGACTTCGTAGGCGCTCTAGACTGCAAACGCAGGATCCTTGAGATCAG GGTGGCACATCATGGTAAACTTTCTCCAAAGTGTCGCAGTGCGTATCACAATTATGGATGTGCTTTGCTACAAAAAGCACTATCAAATCAAGATTCAGTGAAGAGTACAACCACCCAAGGTAATACTGAAAGGGAAATAGCAGAGG ATTTGGATCTGGCCTGGAAAATGCTACATGTTGCAAGGGCAATATCTGAGAAGAGTCCTGGCAGCACTACTGAGAAATATAAACTCTTTGCTGCTCTTGCTAGAGTCTCTGTGGAAAGAG AAGACACAAACTACTCACTCATTGCGTGCTTCAAAGCTTTGGCCAACATGGAGCATTTGCTTGAGCCTGACCATCGTCATATTATCAATCA AAACCTACACATACGTTTTGCCTTCGAGTTGCAGTCCAAGACTGGAGATGCAAAGGCTATCTCATTGTGCATGTCACGTGTAGAGAACCTGAAAAAGGCCAGTCAAGCATTGTTGGCTGATAAAGGCGGGGATGCATCTGCTACTGAAGTTGGCTCAGAAAATTCCTTTCCAGCCAAGGTTATAGAGTTTTTTACTAACAAAATACTGAGTGCATTGGAGGAGAAG CTTGAAGACCTGGAGCAAGCAGTATCAACCCGAGTCTCAGAGGCAAGTGCTGGAGCTGACCTCGAGGCTGCAGGCTGGATCTGCAAACGAGCTAAGCTCAAGCAAACCTCTGTAGAAGATGATGGCAGCGACGGCTCATATGGCGACAGCTATGGCTCAGATGTTGACAGCGGCGGCTCATATGGCGACAGCTATGGCTCAGATGACAACAGCGACGGCTCAGATGGCGACAGCGGCGGCTCAGATGTTGACAGCGACGGCTCTGTTTCAGAGTAG